From the Magnetospirillum sp. WYHS-4 genome, one window contains:
- a CDS encoding uracil-DNA glycosylase: protein MAPGRDCGLCPRLADFRQANRRAFPDWHNAPVPSFGSLDARLLVVGLAPGLKGANRTGRPFTGDYAGDLLYATLLEFGLAEGTYGAAADDGLALKDCRITNAVRCVPPENKPTGPEETACRSFLASELAAMPNLKVLVALGSLAHNAVLAALGEKKSTRRFAHAAHHTLNGGLALFDSYHCSRYNTNTRRLTPAMFRDVFHAVAAGLNRSSGPNGQ, encoded by the coding sequence GTGGCGCCGGGGCGGGACTGCGGCCTCTGCCCGCGCTTGGCGGATTTCCGCCAAGCCAACCGGCGGGCCTTTCCCGATTGGCACAATGCTCCGGTGCCTTCTTTCGGGAGCCTCGATGCGCGGCTTCTGGTCGTCGGGTTGGCGCCCGGCCTGAAGGGAGCCAACCGCACCGGCCGGCCTTTCACCGGCGACTACGCCGGCGACCTTCTCTATGCCACCTTGCTGGAATTCGGGCTGGCGGAAGGAACCTACGGCGCGGCGGCCGACGATGGACTCGCCCTGAAGGACTGCAGGATCACCAATGCGGTGCGGTGCGTGCCCCCGGAAAACAAGCCCACGGGTCCCGAGGAAACCGCCTGTCGGTCCTTCCTGGCATCCGAACTGGCCGCCATGCCCAACCTGAAGGTCCTAGTGGCCTTGGGTTCCCTTGCCCACAACGCGGTGCTGGCGGCCCTGGGCGAGAAAAAGAGCACCCGCCGCTTCGCCCACGCAGCCCATCACACCCTGAACGGTGGCTTGGCGCTGTTCGACAGCTACCACTGCTCCCGCTACAACACCAACACGAGGCGCCTCACCCCGGCGATGTTCCGCGACGTTTTTCATGCGGTCGCGGCAGGCCTAAATCGTTCGTCGGGACCGAACGGTCAGTAG